In Bacillus toyonensis BCT-7112, a single window of DNA contains:
- a CDS encoding DUF6884 domain-containing protein yields the protein MKRLCIIPCGKKKIWDKYVDYGPTEAKNVYISPFGKACQAYATEFFDDWVILSAKHGFLKPNDIVQENYDLAFDSKSDEVISIEQLQKQMIDKGLIQFDEIVLLAGKKHKKVVTKLYPEEIITYPLEGCKGIGYMLQRLKGAVAEVKEL from the coding sequence ATGAAAAGATTATGTATAATCCCATGTGGAAAGAAGAAAATCTGGGATAAGTATGTAGATTATGGACCTACTGAGGCGAAGAATGTATATATTAGTCCTTTCGGGAAAGCATGTCAGGCGTACGCAACTGAGTTTTTTGATGATTGGGTTATTTTATCAGCAAAGCATGGATTTTTAAAGCCGAATGATATTGTACAAGAAAACTATGATCTTGCATTTGATTCGAAGAGTGATGAAGTTATTAGTATAGAGCAACTACAAAAACAGATGATTGATAAAGGTTTAATACAGTTTGACGAAATTGTTTTGCTTGCGGGAAAGAAGCATAAAAAAGTAGTCACAAAGTTATATCCAGAAGAAATCATTACATATCCGTTAGAAGGATGTAAAGGGATCGGGTATATGCTGCAGAGGTTGAAAGGAGCTGTGGCGGAGGTAAAGGAACTATAG
- a CDS encoding DUF4017 family protein, whose amino-acid sequence MKNIIPALFVYFIVCVIVMIVPASEGYNSISWKLFVGQAYAIPIFLITAVFTFYINRKKSYE is encoded by the coding sequence ATGAAAAATATTATCCCTGCACTATTCGTCTATTTTATCGTTTGTGTTATTGTTATGATTGTTCCAGCATCTGAAGGCTATAATTCTATTAGTTGGAAGTTGTTTGTTGGGCAAGCGTACGCAATACCCATTTTCCTCATTACTGCTGTTTTTACATTTTATATAAACAGGAAAAAGTCTTACGAATAA
- the ppaC gene encoding manganese-dependent inorganic pyrophosphatase translates to MEKVLVFGHKNPDTDAICSAIAYAELKKELGMNAEPVRLGEISGETQFALDYFKVEGPRFVETVASEVDNVILVDHNERQQSANDIESVRVLEVIDHHRIANFETSDPIYYRCEPVGCTATILNKMYKENGVTIRKEVAGLMLSAIISDSLLFKSPTCTEQDVAAARELAEIAGVDADSYGLEMLKAGADLSGKTMEQLISLDAKEFQMANAKVEIAQVNAVDTNDVLVHQAELEKVISAVVEEKGLDLFLFVVTDILTNDSVGLAIGKAANVVEKAYNVTLQNNTATLKGVVSRKKQIVPVLTEAFQA, encoded by the coding sequence ATGGAAAAAGTACTAGTTTTCGGGCATAAAAACCCAGATACAGATGCAATTTGTTCTGCAATTGCTTATGCAGAATTGAAAAAAGAATTAGGAATGAATGCTGAGCCTGTACGTTTAGGCGAAATCAGCGGTGAAACTCAATTTGCGTTAGACTATTTTAAAGTAGAAGGACCGCGTTTTGTTGAGACAGTTGCAAGCGAAGTGGACAACGTTATTTTAGTTGACCATAACGAGCGTCAACAAAGTGCTAACGATATCGAATCTGTTCGTGTGTTAGAAGTAATCGATCATCACCGTATTGCTAACTTTGAAACAAGCGATCCTATTTACTACCGTTGTGAGCCAGTTGGATGTACAGCTACAATCTTAAACAAAATGTACAAAGAAAATGGCGTTACAATTCGTAAAGAAGTTGCAGGTTTAATGTTATCTGCAATCATTTCAGATTCTTTATTATTCAAATCTCCAACTTGCACAGAACAAGACGTAGCAGCAGCTCGTGAATTAGCGGAAATCGCTGGTGTAGATGCAGATAGCTATGGCTTAGAAATGTTAAAAGCTGGTGCTGACTTAAGCGGAAAAACAATGGAGCAATTAATCTCTCTTGATGCTAAAGAATTCCAAATGGCTAACGCGAAAGTTGAAATTGCACAAGTAAACGCTGTCGATACTAACGACGTTCTTGTACACCAAGCGGAACTTGAAAAAGTTATCTCTGCAGTAGTAGAAGAAAAAGGGTTAGACCTATTCTTATTCGTTGTAACTGATATCTTAACTAACGATTCTGTCGGTCTTGCGATCGGTAAAGCAGCAAACGTTGTTGAGAAAGCATACAACGTAACATTACAAAACAACACAGCTACATTAAAAGGTGTTGTATCTCGTAAAAAACAAATCGTACCAGTATTAACTGAAGCATTCCAAGCTTAA